Below is a window of Lagenorhynchus albirostris chromosome 11, mLagAlb1.1, whole genome shotgun sequence DNA.
GCCTTCTAGGCTGTGTTCAGAGAGGGGTCCTTGAGGTCCTGGCAGCCAGGAACCCAGTCTTATGTGCCCCGAAGGCCTTGATGAAGACGTTGATGACGACGGTGATGGAGACCAAGGTGGCGGCTGCGTTGTTGAGCTGGTTTAGTCGCCAGCTTTTCTACCTCGAGGTTCAGTCGAGCTGTGGAGAGGGGGAGTGGCAGGTAAGTGTCTGCGGGGGGGCGGTGGCCACAGCATGGAGCT
It encodes the following:
- the NINJ2 gene encoding LOW QUALITY PROTEIN: ninjurin-2 (The sequence of the model RefSeq protein was modified relative to this genomic sequence to represent the inferred CDS: inserted 2 bases in 1 codon), giving the protein MLDVALFVSNATQLKVVLEQGPSSHHYTTLVTLISISLLLQVVIGILLVVIARLNLEVEKXWRLNQLNNAAATLVSITVVINVFIKAFGAHKTGFLAARTSRTPL